Part of the Vitis vinifera cultivar Pinot Noir 40024 chromosome 13, ASM3070453v1 genome is shown below.
gctttaaatcatttttataatccACATAACCAAGGCCAAAGCGAAAGGCGAAACCAGCATCCCATTCAAAGTCGTCAAGAAAAGACCATGCAAAGTATCCTTTCACATTGACGCCCTCCCTACCAAAATTGCATACATACATGCACTATATTAGTAATAATATTCTAGtacttcagaaaaaaaaaaaaaaaaaaaaaactcaaaattagGCCTCAATGTTGTAAATTCTAGCCTCGATGAAGGCAAGATTTGATTTTAAGTATACAGTAAAATACCCTAAAAACTTCAAGACTATACCTAATGCAATATAATATCTTAGttaaatatttcatattctTATTATTAGATTATCAATTTGACTTAAAAGCTTAACTTGTCATACGTGAGCTTAAATGAGATAAACTTTATATATTATGCCAACGTACTTAGGCTAAAACCCTAACACTCACATAACCCATGGATGTTGCATATGTGAGCTAAATTTAATTACTCACTTGATAGCTTTTGAGAGATAGTACAAATGTCCACGGTGGTATGTTATCCTCATGGTATCATTGAGATCTTCCTTCATAGGCACTGAAGCATTATTTGCAGTAGCCAAGCCTGCACAAGACCATATAACACATTAGTTTGAatcatattaaaatgaaatcaaaatattgttCTATGACTTAAAAACAATATAAGTTGATAATCAATTCATTAAGCCTACCATTCTCTGTAATGTAAATAGTTGGATTGTTGTAATGTTCCTTGATGTAAAGCATAAGTTTTCTGATTCCCCATGGACAAATGTAAAGCCAATTCAACGGGGTCTACAAAATCACACACCATAGATCACTTAGTAATGAATTCATGAATTCATATAGGTTATGTCAGGTTCCTAAAACatattaataaaacaaaataaaatacgaaaaaaaagtcaattttttttcatgtctaATTATACtttagaaaatatcaaagaaattaaatataattaaaattaattagaaaacttatatatttttaatttttatattgaaaagtcaaaataagtaaaataaacttcaagtaatatataaacataatttattggtttaaatttattttttattcttttttttctctctctctctctctctctctctctctctctatatatatatatatatatatatatatattgcatcttccctcaattttttttaggaaccaaacataaccttagatGTCTAAGGATAGAGACATTACCGGTTGGCCAATGTTAACCCCATCTTTCTCCGCTATAGccatagaaaaaatgaaaagggtttAGTCACCTAAAGGCAAAGCATGAAGGAGAACAAGAATCATAGTTGAGCTCATAAGATTGAGTTTTTCAAGCTTACTGGTTAGGTTGAGTCGGCCATCTAGTGCCCAGCTTAGCTCCAAGGTGTTTATTGTTGATGCATAGGTAGTGGCATAATTTGAAGTATAGTAATTAATTCCTAAGAAATCCAATGATCCCTTAAGCATTTCGGATTCTGCTGGCGAGAATTTGGGCAGTCGATGCCCCACAAGAGATTGCATGGTCATTGGGTACTCGCCATATGTGATTGGAtgtaaaaacctaaaaaaaaaaattaaaaattaaaaaattcatataaaggttaatcaatgagaaaatattCCAAACTAAATATTTagaatgaaaaatgatatttgataaattaacttCATGACTTAATATGAATTAGTGACTTAAAGacttaaaattaagtaattaattaaattaagcatgttttaagaaataatctaatatcataacttgaagttaaaaataattttaagtattaagtcaaaatatttaatttattctaaattttatatatatatatatatatatatatatatatatatatatatatatatatatatatatatatatatatatattatttcatttaccatgtttaataaaaagtatattttacAATTGACTTTACATTCACAACAATCTTTGcgtaaatatgtttttatagtTATTTCAAACATGTGTAacacattaaatataaatatttaaccaataaattaatattttaaaatcaatgaaaacatataaatattaatcaaTTAGTGAAGGTAAAaatgtcaatttaataatttagaataaattttaaattaataatttaagaataatattaatttaatttaaacttgagtaattaaataataagaattaagttttaccaaacatccaTCAAGTCCTAAATCAAAATGGTGGCTTAACAAGACTCACCATCCTAACATGAAATCGAGGGCTCTATGGGAGGCCTTGACACCCGCAACGGTTGCATTCTTTGATTGTAACCAATGTGTTACTAGGGTTACTCCGATAATTCCCTTTTGAGATTTCTGCAAacattcaaatataataatCCAAAACTATCAATATTGTCTGTCTTGAAAATGATCTTTAGTTAATCAAAATGAAATGCATGTAACAAGTCATAAGCAAAAACCTGATACTTCTCCTTGTACAATTTCACTCCAGCAGCATGAGAAAGAAGTAGGTGGTGTGCCACTTTATAGGGTTCAGTTGCAGAGTTCCCAGAGGCACAAGTGCCTGAATAGTTTGAACATCGGCCCGGTGCAAAAGTCCCAGTTGAGTAGCCATAGTAGCTATAGGAGAATGGCTCATTCAAAGTGATCCAATGCTTCACTCGATCCCCAAATtgtttaaagcaaaaatcaacATAGTTGCGATAATCGTCCCTATATCAAACCGAAGCTTTTCCTTTAATTAAATAggatcattttatgaaaaatgtatAGATGAAGGTATGATCATATGTTCCAACTTACACTATTTTAGGGCTTAAGAATCCACCATACTCATCTTCAAGGGCTTGCGGAAGATCCCAATGGAATAGAGTCACAAAGGGCTTCAATCCTACGTATGATAGCAAGATATATATGAGCATGCACTATAAGTTCTTCAAACTATTTCTCcgaaattattttggaaaacataGAATGTTTCAAGGGAGATTGGTAATGACCATTCGCTAAGAGCTCATTGATGACGTTGTTGTAAAATTGGACACCCTCCTTGCTCACTCCCCCGCTAACTCTTCCAGCTGAAAACAAAATTCCATATATGTTAACCTAGCTAATGGATCAATTAATGTCGATCattcaatcaaatatatatacatcATATGGGCATGACCCAATTTCTTACTTGGTAGTACTCTAGTCCAGGAGATGGAGAATCTAAGGGCATCCATACCCAAGAACTTCAGCAGTTGAATGTCCTCCTGTAACATTAATTCTAAAGTTATTTTTCAGAAGTGAAGATAACTTCCTGTAAATCCAAGGATTTGGTCACCGTAAGGATGATTGCTATTCCAAGGCTCCAAAGACAAGTGACAAAATATCATTTACATTAGGGTTTACCttatatttatgataaaaatcaaTGGCTACATCTCCTGTTGACTGGTCCGAGATCTTTTCTGTCACAGCACCAAACCTCTTTTCAGAAATTAATACTATGGAGATTtgtatggaaataaaaaaaataggcatAGCTCAAGAACACAAGTCATTGATCCTTGAGGTTTATTGAatttgagacttttttttttctttgatttaaacaagtaaaaaaataaaaataaaataaacaagcaAAAAAGGACAAAACTGTATTTTATgtcaattttatttatcttttttaagtttttaattaaatacatCAAATCTTTATAGgttggaaattttattaaatacctcttttattttatttattttttactttcatttatttattttcattcaaaataaaaagatgtaggatgaaatttcaaatttagagatattagatatatttaaccaaaacataagaaaagGTGAATGACCTTGTATTTCAGTACCATCCACCCATGATATATATTATGTATTTCAGTACCATCCACCCATGATATATATTATGTGAGATGCAGAACTTTTGAGGTGTTAAAACTTAAATGtaagattgaaaataaaattgtaccATTCCAAATCGAAAGCTACACCACACAAGTCATGTCAGCACCGACCAGTGGTGGTTCTTTTTGGCTGACCCACTGGAAACTAACCTCAAGTTGTACCACACCTGGAAACTTTTGGACCATGgtatataaaattatcacagAGAAATTGAGAAACATTTAATGGTCTGTTGCAGTGGTCCTTATGATGGGGTCACCCCTGTCATTATTCAAGATTGGCtgcttcttttttccttttgtttttactaAGCAGTCACTTTCCCATATAAATTGTTTTGGAATGAAATGTTAAATATGATCTCTACCAGGTTATAGAATTCAATTGATGAGAAAATCTAGATAGAATTTGGTGTATGATTAGAATCATTCAACCCATGAATTCAACAAAATCTTGAGTAttgcaattaaattaaaaaaaggggGTGTCTTAAGTCATATatgttaattttcaaaaatctaaattatatattcatattttttatgcttcatattttttttatggaataaCAGGTTTGTCTTAGGAATGATAATGGGATGAATTTTTGGAGTACCTACCCCACTTTGTCTCTAATGAGGtaggtttaaaattttaaataaactatTTAGGGGTGGGtttgaaatttttaagaaaaaacttGGGATAGGTTCGAGTATTACCTTAATTATCCCATTCCATCTCGCcccaattatttataaaattaattttattttttcatttttaatttaataatgataataataataattataaaataagttataaaaatttataatattttaattatttataaaatacatttattttaatataattaaaaacttttaaataatttttttataaagaaattaaaaatttttgaaaaaataaataaataaacccgCAGGTGGGACATACTCACCCCAAACCAACCATATTGTCATCCCTAGTTTCCCTTAATCTTATTACCAAAATCCAACAATAAAATCGAGTTCAAGCTTTGATTTTTCCTTGTACAGATCCTAGATTTTGCAGTGGTGAGGCACAGAATGAGAATCCAGTAGGTCCCTCAGCCATGTCCAGTGTACAATTTCCATGGTCCTCATAATTTGATCATGTCATGTTCAGGATCGAATTATAACATATGTAACTTCTAGACATTGTTTCACTTTACAGCAAATGGACACTGTCCAGACAACAGTGTGAAACCTTTAAAGTTCGTCAATTATTGAAACTTAGTAATGTGATTTATAAAGTTTACCCTCTACATTGTAAGCTTAATAATGGAACTTTTAACTAATATTTCAAACATTTGAAGCAAAATCAATGAGAAATTGTAAATGAAACCATGGAATCAAAGTCATCTTCTAATAATAAGTGATGGTATGTTTTTGAGATTTGAATCCCTTTAACACATGCATTTTCTGGGACAACATTTAAATATACCAAACAATCATGTGCCTGCATTGATTTATGTTCAGCAGGCTGATGTTTAGTTTAGTAGTTGTGTTACATCTTTCAGGCAAAACCATTGAATTATTCTTAGACAACTTGTccaaaattccaagaaaatGCACGTGCCAAGAGACTTGTTATGCACATTATAACCTGAATagataggaaaaataattttctagctgttaaataactagattttttttttttttttttgtgacctATCCTTGAACCATTATGAATCGCTAAAATTATCATTTATCATTATGGTTGTACGTTCTTTGCCAAGATTAGGCCAAACTGATGATGAACCAGGGTTCAGAGAGAAGAGAGGACCTGGATATTTTGCAGTGAAGGTGTCCCAGATACTCTTGCCTCTAAGATGTGCTGCTCCTTCATACTGAGATAATAGTATACAAGTTAATGCATATATTGAGAAAACCTTGTAGCCCTAAGTCAATGGAAAATGTTGGGGTTGTACCTGGTAGGCTGATGAGGCTGCTCCAAAAGTAAAACCGGGTGGAAAGCTATGTCTGCTGAACATAGCCGAGGGCTTTACACCATGGCAATGGGCAAAGGAGAGGACTAGGACAAGGGCACAGAAGAGAAGGGGACCTTGAGTGGCCATTGCGGAGTTTGCTACACACAAATTTGCTTTTGGAACTCTCTATATATAGAGAAAGCTAGAAGCAAAGGATAAGATATCTTCATGGATATCGATATGAGACCTAGTACAATCATCGTATACACACGTAAGTATTAATTTGAATAGGTCATTAATTAGCATATAAGTATATGATATCACATAATCCCTTGGATCTACTTAAAGCCGACATGGAATAGTACTACCGGAGATTTTTATCCTTATCTCATTCTTTAATCTTTATTTACCCAAGTTGTAAAGTAGATGGCTCGACCAGTCTTCTTGGTTTATTAGCAATAAGGTACCTTGAGTTTTCATTCAAGCTAAGATGATTCTGTCCAGTTGCTCAGCATGAATTAATACAATAATTTATTAGACATGTTGTAGCTACTGCCAATAACTTCAATCATACATATAAGAAATCCATGAGTTTCTTTTCATAGCAGGATATATAAACAGCCATGGTTGAATAAGTTCAAGTCCTTCCTTTAACCTCTCTATATAATAGGGTTTCGGATAATTAGCAAGTAACCCATGAACAATTCTGGATATATGTGTTAATTTTAGACCTTGCAAGACATTTTCTAAAAGATTGCTGCTAGCTATTCTCCAAATTCCTAATAGATTAAAGGGATTAAAATATGACAATTGTGAAAAGAATCGGTGgtcattaatttatatattaatcgAAGATATCCTTATGAAAATTTGTAGAAATATATATTACGGTCCAAGTATGAATTAAATACAATCATTTATTGTAGAAATACTACTTAGATACAATCATTTATTGTAGAAATACTTCACAACTAACATTCTTCATGATTAGTAGATATATATATGTGCATAATTGTTATTCATAACCAATGGTCTATTTCCCATCTTACCAACTAGTCATTAACTGCAACCATCATCACAATGCAAGCTAGTTTGAAGATAATGCAAATGTCTTGAAGATAGtgtaaagaaaagcaaaaacctATACAACAAAATCTTTAttgttcaaaaaaatttcttcaaattgtTTATTCGATAGATTGAATCACATGCCATGTAACTCTTatgcaaaatttattgaatcttGTTGAAAACGATTCGGAGCATTTGACAAACACAACATTGGCTAAATctcttttaggaaaaaaaagaaaaaaaaaagttgaaagaaagaaaaaagaaaagttgaaaGACAAAAGGAGAATCTCTTGTTAAGATGATGGCTTGAATAAAACCTTTGCATATATAGTATATACATTTTAGATATTGAGCACAAAAATCTAGAAGAAGATATCTTTTCTTACTCATAAGAGTTATCTATTAACTAAATcatgcacaaaaaaaataaaaaataaagaaaaatacaagaTTTTTAATGTGGTTCAGTGATCAATGTGGCATCTATGTCCACAAAGTGTATTGACATTCAACAATCTACTAATCAAAGGAAAAATGAGTATAATGGTCAAGCTCTTgataaaaaattctcaattatAACCATACTAGCTGTCACACCCCCAAATTTCACCTTAAGTTTTTCACTAGGTGTGTGGTGCTAAGGAcccttccttagccaacctttCTTCCCAGCTTTCTTAAAACACAAAGCAAAAGCAAAGTGAACAGGGACACAAACAAGGTTACGGGAAtccttcccaacttgtattaaactcaactacaagatacaaaattgtttccccTGAGTTAGAGAACAATGCTTACATCCCTAAGCATTCAGAGAACTCTATTCCTTACTCTTCTCTCCGCCTTCTCAAGGATGTAGGAGCCCTTTTAAAAGACCTAGCCTGTAGTTTTCATCTTATGGTTATGCAACTGGCTACAACCGCCAGGAACCGCTTGCATAACCACCCACCACCCGGATGGTGGTCTGCTCAGGAAGCACCCACTTGCACCAAGCATTAGCACCTCAACCAACTACCAACCCATGTAGCTGATTGATGACTGAGTCACTTGCTGTCCCAGCTCTGGCTAGCTGCCATCTCTTCAAACCCTTCTCATCAAGCTGCTGGAGAGTCTTCCCCTAACAAGCTGCCTCCTTCCCCATAAGGTGCCACTTATGATCGGGTGCCCACCAACGTGTCTTTGATCAAGGCTTTCTGAACTATGCAGCATGCACCAACCAGCCGACCAAACCTGGTACATCAGTGTGCCTTCCCCCACACTGATGTGTGAGCCCAAGCCATGTCAAGGTGCCCATGGCTTGGGCATGTTGCTAGCTCCTACTCGTCAAGTCCAGCTTCATAACGACGAGCCATGGCATTGTGCCCATGGTTGTTCCCTCTTAGTGCATAGGGCATTATGCCCCTGTGTTGTGAGTAGGTGTCATGGTGAGTCAACTGCTTGTCTAGTGCCCCATCAGGCCATGGCATTGCGCTCATGGTCTTCTCAGTTGGCTCTCTTGCACAAGGCTTAGGCACCCTCGTGCCTACACGGGGATGAGGTAGGCCGCACTAGGCCCCGTGTCGTTGCCGCCACGGGGTGCACGTCACACATGTCATGGAGCCCATGTGTACGTGCTCAAGCGTCATCTGTGTGTCCCAGGCACGCCTAAGGCCATGCCATGGTGCCGCCTTGGTGTGGTCAAGGTTTTCCCTTGGTGCTCCCCTCCTTGAGTCACCTACCCCCCCTTAAAGAGCAATACATGCCGTTTTCATAGTTTCTGGAGGAGACATCAATATGcttgaggagacataatggaatatttaaataaatataaattaaatttccaaaatgcCCCTTAGCTTCCATCTGCACCAACTTCATAGCCCATATAGCTTGGTGCGAGCGTGGTGCCTGTTTGGCTCGCCTGTGGTGTGCGCGCGATGCGCGTTTGGCTCACCCGCGGTGCCCATCTGGCCCGCCCACGGTCTCTTCACTTAGCTCCTAGGGTTTGGACCACCAAACCTCCAGGCTTTCCTTACTTTCCGCCTAGGCTCTCATGTGTGgaaggcctacccatgaggcctattTTTCCAAATCTAAGTCAAGTGGCTAAGAGGCTGACACTAGCTCACTAACaaccaaaaccctaaaacataaaaatgttaaatatataataagggGACAACCTATTAatcatcacataaaaaaaaaaaattctccaagGGCACTGCCCCTTCATTCCTACGAGTTGATTGGGCAGCTCTTGAACGAAGTTCTATAAAGTTGAGACAACCTTCATGATAAACATTTTCTGTATCATGTTGAAtccaaataacaataaaaatttaacaaaaaagttCACAAGGGCATAGTGAGGAGTTATGCCTTGAGGGGGAACTTCTTGAAGCAATAGATAGAGTATTTGAGATCTCTTCTTAGCCCATATTTTAAGTTTGCGTAAGCGATGCCAAATCAAAGTTTTTCCAAATTGATCAATTGccttcaataaatatatatagacTTGGTTTTCTGGACTAGATCCACTCACATATTTATTATGGTGTCTATTCATATATGCTATGGACAAGTTTGCCTTAGTGCTCATTAGCAAAGAGATGGAGTACATACTGCTTGACCCATGAACACTCCATTTTTCTCTAGTATAGAATCGAAGTTATTTGTGATGTGAGCAGAAACACTATGATTAATTAAGCTCATGAGGGTTACAATTTCTTGAGCTTACCAATAAGCTTAAAGCAACTATCAATATTGTAATTTAGGTTGGCACCATCTAAGTATGCTAAGTTATCTGCTAAATTACTTAATTTAGCATAGGCTTTTCCAACTTGACATTGGgttcaaaattatattcaatAGTGCTAAATTACTAATTAACCTAAATACTTTAGATAATAAGTATATCACATGAGGTCATTTGACAAAATTGTTAAAGAACTTTAAGCCATGAGGTTTCACTATACTAATTAAATTTCcctcatcaaaaccaaaatattgTTATATCAAATTATATCACAAATAGTCattgtgatgaaaaaaaatgtttaatcaattaattggtTTAGGCAAACAAGGATGGTCTTACTAGGTAATAATTTGTATGTaccattttaattaattaatataataattttttatttcccgCTCCATGGGaagtaatataaatattttaacataaTACTTCCACAAATTCATAGAATTTTCTTTGTATAAGTTTGTTAAGagtagaaaattgtttttaaaatcagtgCTTAACAGACTCCGaactttttataatattaagagtttgtttgacagtgatttcaGAAGCATTTTTATCCTAAAAagtgcttttgaaaaaaaaatttaagtgttttgacaaaatttacaaaacatttttaaaattttaaaaaatcgcttatagtttttaaaatttacttgtaattttttatttttttagaaacacggtgattctcctaaaaacacttttaaagaaaacactttcattaaGAACACTTTAAGTAAAAATACTTTCAATGCATTGTAAGAGTATATTTGACAGTATTTCTACTTAATGTGATTTTAATAAGAATACCATTTTCTATGAAAGTGTCTTTAGAAGAATCATTAATAAAGTATTTGTCCAAAAAacatttaaagtgatttttcaaaattttaaaaatatttcttaaaatttgtcaaacacttaatttttttttttttttggataactaattaaaagggatgaaaaattgaaattacaaatctaacctttaactttttttaacccaaaaaatatCCATTTTGGATAAAAACACCATcactttttcttataaaaataatattttcttttaaaacacacatgaaaatattgaaagatatttatatcaaaaactTATTactcttcaaattcaaaaatagaAGAGTctagttttacaaatttgggatctttcatccttttaatcaattaatcaattttttttaaaaacatttttaaattaaaagccCTTTttaaatcactaccaaataGACTTTAATCCGTTTAGCCTGTTGTTGGAGATAAATAGCTtagtaaatgaaaattttactgATCAACTCCTAGAATTTATCTTTCTCTATTGATGCTTTGCCTTGGACAATTTATCACTATAAACTACAAATTCTCATTATTTgtaaataaagaataaagacCTTCTAGTAAATATggtgtggatttttttttcctttttaaccaTATACAACTCTACATGCAAGCTGTCTTTGAGCCACCCCATCAAATCAATTTCTTCATTCTGAGCCAGAGTTGGTACATGCTACtaccaaaatattaatttatgacGCTCGATTTCTAAAAAGCGCCATGGAATAAGGTAATAAGatggtttttttataaaattagtttaacCTTACGCTTCTCAACGATGGCGCCATCCAAAACGCCATCGTAGGCATTGCACAGCATCCTTGGTGCTTTCTAAAGTGTCATCGTATGCAAAGATCAGCCTTGGCACTTTTTTTGAGTGTCATTGAatgtaattatatataaatttcatctTTTTCCCCAATCTTGCCCACACATGCACCCCGACAAACCCAATATCATAGGACCCCTAAACCTAACCACCATGCTTGGCTCTCACCAGCCACTAATCGGCGAGCTTAACTGTTGCTTACTTCCGCCCACCACTAGCCGCATCACTCCGATAAACAACAAACCTAACCCAGAGTGCTTTGGATGGTTCCAGGACAGGTAATGTAAAGATTGAGTGGAGATTGGGCTCCATGGTGTTGAGATTAGAGCTATAGTGGGAAGCGATGTGGACTCTACCGTGCAGCAGCAGCAGATTTTTTATTAGTTCGGGTGAGATTACAATTTGATCACCTCTCGatcttttattatctttttatttttagttttttggtCTTCCTGTTAACATATGGAAACCTAAACTAGCTAAGATGGTGAGAAAGTCAGAAAACATAAGGAAGGTGAAAGAAATTCCAGcatcctttcttttccttttttgccctttttttcaTCTTCCCATAAAAAACTAAGAGGACTAAAGGGAAATCTACAagcaaaaacccaaaaaaaaaaaaaaaaaaaaaaagaaaaaaattcgaACTTTACTTCTAGGTTTATATTTGAGTGTGGAAAGCTATATTACAAGAATCCGTTTTGGCATCAAATAAAATTGAGAGCAAATacctttatttcttatttactattttttttggCATCAACGATAGAAAATTGCCTTTTTAGCACTATACTAGACAATTGATTCTATGACATGTTCTCTTTATCTTGTTTATAGCATATTTTATTTGATGCTTGAatggatttttaattatttaagaaCTTAGAATTCTAAGTTTATGCCATTGAACTCTATACCATGATACCTCAAGTAAAATAGtcattttattgttaaaaaaattccatCCTTCATTTCACTATATTTTTAACCATTGTTTAAATCTATGCATGGCCTCTCGCTAAGGGggtgatgaaatttcaaatatttatagaaagtagatatatttaataaaaaacataagaaaaggTGAATGACCTTGTATTTCAGTACCATCCACCCATGATATTATGTGAGATGCAGAATTTTTGAGGTATTAAATGtaagattgaaaataaaattgtaccATTCCAAATCGAAAGCTACACCACACAAGTCATGTCAGCACCGACCAGTGGTGGTTCTTTTTGGCTGACCCACTGGAAACTAACCTCAAGTTGTACCACACCTGGAAACTTTTGGACCATGgtatataaaattatcacagAGAAATTGAGAAACATTTAATGGTCTGTTGCAGTGGTCCTTATGATGGGGTCACCCCTGTCATTATTCAAGATTGGCtgcttctcttttttttctttttgtttttaggtTATAGAACTCGATTGATGAGAAAATCTAGATAGAATTTGGAATATAATTAGAATCATTCAACCCATGAATTTAATAATGTTGAAATTTGTGCAACGATTTATGGTAAAAagtaattagaaaaaaaaaaagaacatacaAATTTAACATGGTTCAACTAATTACCTACGTCCATGAAATAGGGAAGATCATTTTAGGATTACATAAAAAGGTATTTATACTaatcatttgaaataaaatttcaaaaatacccCTGAACCATatcccattgccatccctagttTCTCCCAATCCTATCAACCAAAATCCAACAATTAAATCAAGTTCAAGCTTTGATTTTTCCTTGTACAGATCCTAG
Proteins encoded:
- the LOC100264732 gene encoding beta-glucosidase 13; its protein translation is MATQGPLLFCALVLVLSFAHCHGVKPSAMFSRHSFPPGFTFGAASSAYQYEGAAHLRGKSIWDTFTAKYPEKISDQSTGDVAIDFYHKYKEDIQLLKFLGMDALRFSISWTRVLPTGRVSGGVSKEGVQFYNNVINELLANGLKPFVTLFHWDLPQALEDEYGGFLSPKIVDDYRNYVDFCFKQFGDRVKHWITLNEPFSYSYYGYSTGTFAPGRCSNYSGTCASGNSATEPYKVAHHLLLSHAAGVKLYKEKYQKSQKGIIGVTLVTHWLQSKNATVAGVKASHRALDFMLGWFLHPITYGEYPMTMQSLVGHRLPKFSPAESEMLKGSLDFLGINYYTSNYATTYASTINTLELSWALDGRLNLTTEKDGVNIGQPTPLNWLYICPWGIRKLMLYIKEHYNNPTIYITENGLATANNASVPMKEDLNDTMRITYHRGHLYYLSKAIKEGVNVKGYFAWSFLDDFEWDAGFAFRFGLGYVDYKNDLKRYPKHSAYWFKKFLQK